A window of the Paenibacillus woosongensis genome harbors these coding sequences:
- a CDS encoding thioredoxin domain-containing protein, with amino-acid sequence MKKNNRQLGIVTLGAIAVLAVAIVIFTSLKDSRPTTEFPDFDQVSVEFSPAGFNEVEQPYIGDRNAPVTVVEFSDYKCPACKRWNEEVLPELKREYLDTGKAVLYMIDYPFLAPDSNLAALAGETLYQQNQTYFWTYHAKMSELQGKKDDIWATKSFILDLVRTYIPEADIEKFEQDLDNRTYSANVKKDLMIVEHYQVSGTPTVFVNGKEVEDASFSGIQAAIEN; translated from the coding sequence ATGAAGAAGAACAATCGGCAGCTTGGCATTGTAACGCTTGGTGCAATAGCTGTGCTGGCTGTAGCAATCGTAATCTTCACTAGCCTGAAGGATAGCAGACCGACAACGGAGTTTCCTGATTTCGACCAGGTTTCGGTTGAATTTAGTCCAGCTGGGTTTAATGAAGTGGAGCAGCCCTACATCGGCGACAGGAACGCTCCGGTAACGGTTGTTGAATTTTCTGACTACAAATGCCCGGCCTGCAAAAGATGGAATGAGGAGGTTCTTCCGGAGCTGAAGCGGGAATACCTGGACACGGGCAAAGCTGTATTGTATATGATCGACTATCCTTTTTTGGCGCCGGACTCCAATCTCGCAGCATTAGCTGGTGAGACGCTGTATCAGCAGAACCAAACATATTTCTGGACATATCATGCGAAGATGAGCGAGCTGCAAGGAAAAAAGGACGACATTTGGGCAACGAAGTCGTTCATTCTCGATTTGGTGCGCACCTATATTCCCGAAGCGGACATTGAGAAATTCGAGCAGGATTTGGACAACCGGACATACAGCGCCAATGTCAAAAAAGACCTCATGATCGTCGAGCATTATCAGGTCAGTGGAACGCCGACAGTGTTCGTCAACGGAAAAGAGGTCGAAGATGCTTCTTTTTCCGGCATCCAAGCCGCGATCGAGAACTGA
- a CDS encoding MFS transporter, whose protein sequence is MDNKKGDLFALASIPLIMTLGSSMIIPILPRISRKLQVSSFQVSMLITVYAVVAILLVPIAGYLSDKFGRKVIIIPSLIIAGIGGALSGVASWFAEGTTVYWIILGGRLLQGIGAAGAFPIVLPLVGDMFDDDEQVSHSLGIIETSNTFGKVLSPILGALLGAWIWYVPFLAIPVLCLASLLLVIFLVKEPERKEEAKPIGEFLKTVKKLFHEKGRWLYAIFAIGCICMFLVFGVLFYLSEQLEAKHRLEGVLKGLVLAIPLAALCLAAYFTGKKIGNDKTLMKWCGVVGLVLSTGALFGIGFFNNIYFVIACLIVCGAGIGIVLPSSDALITEGIEKALRGTITSIYGSMRFIGVSLGPPIVSLLIKAGHMTLFFVIAGVSLVAVILLMTLVKPEADNEQGQMKKAPRPAHQP, encoded by the coding sequence ATGGATAACAAAAAAGGCGATTTGTTCGCCCTAGCTTCCATACCGTTGATCATGACTTTAGGCAGTTCAATGATTATTCCGATATTGCCCCGAATTTCCCGCAAGCTGCAGGTTTCATCGTTCCAGGTCAGCATGCTCATTACGGTATACGCGGTTGTCGCGATTTTGCTCGTGCCGATCGCCGGCTACCTTTCCGACAAATTCGGCAGGAAAGTGATCATCATTCCAAGCCTGATCATCGCCGGTATCGGCGGTGCATTATCTGGAGTGGCCAGTTGGTTTGCGGAGGGGACGACGGTTTACTGGATCATTCTGGGCGGCCGCTTGCTGCAGGGCATCGGCGCCGCGGGTGCTTTTCCCATTGTTCTCCCCCTTGTTGGCGATATGTTTGATGATGACGAACAGGTCAGTCATAGCCTTGGAATCATCGAGACGTCCAATACGTTTGGCAAGGTGCTCAGTCCGATTCTGGGGGCATTGCTTGGCGCCTGGATTTGGTACGTGCCGTTTTTGGCGATTCCTGTATTGTGCCTCGCTTCCCTGCTGCTCGTCATTTTCCTGGTTAAGGAACCGGAACGGAAGGAAGAGGCCAAGCCCATTGGCGAATTCTTGAAGACGGTGAAGAAGCTGTTCCATGAGAAGGGGCGCTGGCTTTACGCTATTTTTGCCATCGGCTGTATTTGCATGTTCCTGGTGTTTGGCGTGCTCTTCTACCTATCCGAGCAGCTTGAGGCCAAGCATAGACTGGAGGGGGTATTGAAGGGGCTGGTGCTGGCGATCCCGCTTGCTGCGCTGTGCCTTGCCGCCTACTTTACGGGGAAGAAAATCGGCAATGACAAGACGTTGATGAAGTGGTGCGGGGTTGTAGGATTGGTTTTGTCCACAGGTGCTCTTTTTGGCATTGGCTTTTTTAACAATATTTATTTTGTTATCGCTTGTCTGATCGTGTGCGGCGCGGGCATCGGCATAGTTCTTCCGAGCTCCGATGCTCTCATCACGGAAGGGATAGAGAAGGCCCTGCGCGGCACAATTACGTCTATCTATGGAAGCATGCGTTTCATCGGTGTTTCATTAGGGCCGCCGATCGTATCGCTGCTCATAAAAGCAGGGCATATGACGCTGTTCTTTGTGATCGCCGGCGTGTCGCTTGTGGCGGTAATTCTGCTGATGACGCTGGTCAAGCCGGAAGCAGATAATGAACAAGGCCAAATGAAAAAAGCGCCTCGTCCCGCTCACCAGCCTTAA
- a CDS encoding FUSC family protein yields the protein MTFGPRMLKTGLAVTLALYVVFWFGLSSPVIAAVAAIFAMQPTIYRSWRYLLDQLQTNTLGAVLAMAGGAMFSNEPIAVGLVCILVIMICIRLKMNETIGVTLVTVVAVMEASGQWEFAITRFTLILIGIVSAFLINILVFPPKPRVQYDSQTKKTFEQLSILLRTAISSEMKESVFRNQKRELEDTINSIGDTYKMMEEDQKKLKAPKFSKSRQLVVYKQILRTLRKGYEVLDAIEQHYFQADRSTEDNEAFDLHLERLIKFHEHIILKFEGKLKPNTREAELFEQENDKFQRSMLDLYAEQREGILRLSIVSAQIYEYGHQLQRLNRLADHSDIPKPAS from the coding sequence GTGACGTTTGGACCCAGAATGCTCAAAACCGGACTTGCCGTAACATTGGCGCTTTATGTAGTTTTCTGGTTTGGCCTGTCCTCGCCTGTTATCGCTGCGGTTGCTGCTATTTTTGCGATGCAGCCGACGATATACCGCTCCTGGCGGTATTTGCTCGATCAATTGCAGACGAATACGCTTGGTGCGGTGCTCGCTATGGCAGGAGGAGCAATGTTCTCGAATGAACCGATTGCGGTCGGACTTGTATGCATCCTTGTCATTATGATCTGTATTCGTCTGAAGATGAACGAGACGATCGGGGTTACGCTCGTAACGGTCGTTGCGGTTATGGAGGCGTCAGGTCAATGGGAATTCGCGATTACCCGGTTTACGCTCATATTGATCGGTATCGTCTCCGCATTCCTCATTAATATTCTCGTATTTCCGCCGAAACCAAGGGTGCAGTACGATAGCCAGACCAAGAAGACGTTTGAGCAATTATCCATTCTACTTCGCACGGCGATATCCAGCGAAATGAAGGAAAGCGTGTTCCGCAATCAGAAGCGCGAGCTTGAAGACACGATAAATTCGATTGGTGATACGTATAAAATGATGGAGGAAGACCAGAAGAAACTGAAAGCCCCCAAATTCAGCAAGAGCCGCCAGCTCGTCGTATATAAACAAATATTACGGACGCTTCGAAAAGGCTATGAGGTGCTGGACGCCATCGAACAGCATTACTTTCAGGCGGATCGTTCGACGGAGGACAACGAGGCCTTCGATTTGCATCTAGAGAGGCTTATCAAATTCCATGAGCATATTATACTGAAGTTTGAGGGGAAGCTGAAACCGAACACCCGAGAAGCGGAGCTGTTCGAACAGGAGAATGACAAGTTCCAGCGGAGTATGCTGGATCTTTATGCCGAGCAGCGGGAGGGCATTCTTCGATTATCCATCGTTTCGGCGCAAATATATGAATATGGGCACCAATTGCAGCGCCTGAACCGCCTGGCGGATCATTCCGATATACCGAAGCCGGCATCATAG
- a CDS encoding GNAT family N-acetyltransferase produces the protein MLIDVKPRIASEEVRELLEYAVHGDEEELSQAVKQYAADSDCKLLAYEEEEQYIGIIGYRSGDNGVLELLHLAVHPEDRGMGYGRGIILDAMVLERPAVVLAETDEDSADFFRSIGFQVTGFTKYPGGPEYFRCTYETEENEEDFM, from the coding sequence ATGCTTATAGACGTTAAACCGCGAATCGCCAGCGAAGAAGTTCGGGAGCTGCTTGAATATGCGGTTCATGGCGATGAGGAGGAGCTGAGCCAAGCGGTGAAGCAGTATGCAGCGGACAGCGATTGCAAGCTGCTTGCTTACGAAGAAGAAGAACAGTACATCGGCATTATCGGCTACCGCAGCGGAGACAACGGCGTGCTGGAGCTGCTGCATCTAGCCGTTCACCCGGAGGACCGGGGAATGGGGTACGGCCGGGGGATCATTCTTGATGCTATGGTGCTTGAACGGCCTGCTGTCGTTTTGGCAGAGACCGATGAGGACAGCGCTGATTTCTTCCGCAGCATCGGTTTTCAGGTGACCGGATTTACGAAGTATCCCGGAGGACCGGAATATTTTCGCTGCACTTACGAGACGGAAGAGAACGAAGAAGATTTCATGTAA
- the helD gene encoding RNA polymerase recycling motor HelD, translating to MDRTDKAWQEEQKRVEYVADQIEKRIRRLESEVTVVREDVVGMRRDFWDEVTVNFSEADDVGETSTSLRQQSQVLSDRERSHLHASAALGKMKRLKQSPYFGRIDFAEEGGEEEAIYLGIASLLEEGDEEFLVYDWRAPISNLYYDGVPGSASYMTPSGQIEGTMSLKRQFVIHGRVIKLMFDTGVTIGDEMLQQVLSRSSDAQMKSIVATIQKEQNRIIRNDYSRMLIVQGAAGSGKTSAALQRVAYLLYKHRERLNADQMILFSPNPMFNSYVSTVLPELGEENMQQTTFQEYLEHRLGREFQLEDPFVQIEYVLTGTEDEDYKHRISGIRYKSSSLYLDAVNRYKQWLEKKGMKFRPIRFQGQTVVDAEEIARKFYDYDPAITLANRCELLKEWLLKELAAFGKSQLDAPWVEEQIQLLDAEDYQRAYQRMRRKQRGAGTSFNDYEDEKEILGRMVVSDRLKPLRRWVKTLRFVDVTTLYTQLFDHPEIAAELGLEDLPEDWREIGRQTVDKIRAGEMFYEDITPFLYLKELVLGFHSNTDIRHVIIDEAQDYSPFQLFFLKRLFPRARMTALGDLNQAIYAHASVLQQSATLTDLYGTAESELIVLKQSYRSTREIVEFTKRMIAGGEEIVPFNREGEKPLVRVLQNREDMDREIKRDLLSLRADGYETIAVICKTAEQSEQVHEMLAQALPAKLIKKTTLSFEKGIHIIPAYLAKGVEFDAVLIYDGSNRNYTKEAERKLFYTACTRAMHLLHVYSAGEPSRFITESDPSAYIQA from the coding sequence TTGGATAGAACGGATAAGGCTTGGCAGGAAGAGCAGAAGCGAGTAGAATACGTTGCCGATCAAATTGAGAAGCGCATTCGCAGGCTGGAGTCGGAGGTGACGGTGGTCCGGGAGGATGTGGTCGGCATGCGCCGGGACTTCTGGGACGAGGTTACCGTCAACTTCAGTGAAGCGGATGATGTTGGCGAAACTTCGACGAGCTTGCGTCAGCAATCGCAGGTTCTATCCGACCGGGAGAGAAGTCATCTTCATGCTTCGGCGGCTTTGGGAAAAATGAAGCGTCTCAAGCAGTCCCCATATTTCGGCCGCATCGATTTTGCCGAGGAAGGCGGCGAGGAAGAAGCGATTTATCTAGGAATTGCCTCCCTGCTGGAGGAGGGGGACGAAGAGTTTCTCGTATATGATTGGCGCGCGCCGATCTCCAATTTGTATTATGACGGTGTGCCGGGTTCTGCTTCTTATATGACTCCCTCTGGGCAAATCGAAGGCACGATGTCGCTGAAACGCCAATTCGTCATTCATGGGCGAGTCATTAAGCTTATGTTCGATACGGGAGTAACGATTGGCGACGAAATGCTGCAACAGGTGCTGAGCCGAAGCTCGGACGCACAGATGAAGAGCATTGTGGCCACGATTCAGAAGGAGCAGAACCGGATTATCCGCAACGATTACAGCCGGATGCTGATCGTTCAGGGAGCGGCGGGAAGCGGAAAGACTTCGGCCGCGCTGCAGCGGGTTGCTTATTTGCTGTATAAGCATCGGGAGCGTTTGAACGCCGACCAAATGATTCTTTTCTCCCCCAATCCGATGTTCAACAGCTATGTCTCTACCGTGCTCCCGGAGCTCGGCGAAGAGAATATGCAGCAGACAACGTTTCAGGAATATCTGGAGCATCGTTTGGGCCGGGAGTTTCAGCTGGAGGACCCGTTCGTGCAAATCGAATACGTGCTGACCGGGACGGAGGATGAGGATTACAAGCATAGAATCAGCGGCATACGTTATAAATCGTCCTCGCTGTATCTGGATGCGGTGAATCGCTACAAACAATGGCTCGAGAAGAAGGGGATGAAATTCCGCCCGATCCGCTTCCAAGGCCAGACCGTCGTAGATGCCGAGGAGATTGCCCGAAAATTCTATGATTACGATCCGGCGATTACCTTGGCGAACCGTTGTGAACTGTTGAAGGAATGGCTGCTGAAGGAGCTTGCCGCGTTCGGGAAAAGCCAGCTGGATGCCCCTTGGGTCGAGGAGCAGATCCAGCTTCTTGATGCGGAGGACTATCAGCGGGCCTATCAGAGAATGCGCCGGAAACAGCGGGGAGCCGGTACTTCGTTTAACGACTATGAAGACGAGAAGGAAATTCTCGGGCGGATGGTCGTTAGCGATCGATTGAAGCCGCTGCGCAGATGGGTGAAGACATTGCGTTTCGTCGACGTTACGACGCTGTATACACAGCTGTTCGATCACCCGGAAATTGCAGCTGAGCTGGGGCTGGAAGATTTGCCGGAGGATTGGCGCGAGATCGGACGGCAGACCGTGGACAAAATCCGGGCGGGTGAAATGTTCTATGAGGATATTACGCCATTTCTTTATTTAAAGGAGCTTGTATTAGGCTTTCACTCGAATACGGACATTCGTCACGTCATCATTGATGAAGCCCAGGATTATTCGCCGTTTCAGCTGTTCTTCCTCAAAAGGCTGTTCCCGCGGGCGCGCATGACGGCACTCGGCGACCTGAATCAGGCGATTTACGCCCATGCCTCGGTGCTGCAGCAGTCGGCGACGCTGACCGATCTGTATGGCACGGCGGAAAGCGAGCTTATCGTGCTGAAGCAGAGCTACCGGTCCACTCGCGAAATCGTCGAATTTACGAAACGGATGATCGCCGGAGGCGAGGAAATTGTTCCCTTCAACCGCGAAGGCGAGAAGCCGCTCGTAAGAGTGCTTCAGAACCGGGAAGACATGGATCGCGAGATCAAGCGGGATCTTCTGTCTTTGCGGGCTGACGGCTACGAGACGATCGCGGTCATCTGCAAAACGGCTGAGCAGAGCGAGCAGGTGCATGAAATGCTGGCCCAGGCTCTGCCCGCCAAGCTGATCAAAAAAACGACGCTCTCGTTCGAGAAGGGGATTCATATTATACCTGCATATCTGGCAAAGGGTGTGGAATTTGACGCTGTGCTCATTTATGACGGTTCAAACCGCAACTACACCAAAGAAGCAGAGCGCAAATTGTTCTATACCGCTTGTACGAGAGCGATGCATTTGCTGCATGTGTATTCGGCGGGCGAGCCAAGCCGATTCATTACGGAGAGCGACCCGTCGGCCTATATCCAGGCTTAG
- a CDS encoding tetratricopeptide repeat protein, whose amino-acid sequence MKFLILIILSWLTGNVFLSLLIFLGILYFLDRRFVGIFPSFTKPFRRTRQIARLKQQLTVNAFDVSSKRELARLLLDQRKFKEAYNLLQEAKSSSESSAEFWSDLGEAQLGMGQLEEGEQHVLQALAINERVKYGQPYLSLAFAFREKNPEKALQYAKQFGEHYSSSSEAYYLLGSLYQSLNRTEEAKRSWEEAIAIYRSLPRYKKRDERKWAWRSYFKKLTR is encoded by the coding sequence ATGAAATTTCTAATTCTCATCATTCTTTCCTGGCTTACAGGAAATGTATTCCTTTCTTTGCTTATATTTCTGGGCATTTTGTACTTTCTGGACAGGCGCTTCGTCGGCATTTTCCCCAGCTTCACCAAGCCGTTTCGCAGAACGCGCCAAATTGCCCGCTTGAAGCAGCAGCTAACCGTTAACGCCTTTGACGTCTCTTCAAAACGGGAGCTGGCTAGGCTTCTGCTAGATCAAAGAAAGTTCAAAGAAGCCTATAATCTTCTTCAAGAAGCCAAATCCTCATCCGAATCCTCAGCAGAGTTCTGGAGTGATTTGGGCGAGGCCCAGTTGGGAATGGGCCAATTGGAAGAAGGAGAACAGCATGTTCTTCAGGCTCTAGCCATCAATGAACGCGTCAAATACGGGCAGCCCTACCTTAGCCTGGCCTTCGCCTTCCGTGAGAAAAATCCGGAAAAAGCGCTGCAGTACGCCAAGCAGTTCGGCGAACATTATTCCTCTTCCAGTGAAGCGTATTATTTGCTAGGCAGCCTATACCAGTCCTTGAACCGGACGGAAGAAGCCAAGCGCTCCTGGGAGGAAGCGATTGCGATTTACCGGTCTCTGCCCAGATACAAGAAACGCGACGAACGGAAATGGGCCTGGAGAAGCTATTTTAAAAAACTAACCCGATAA
- the rpiA gene encoding ribose-5-phosphate isomerase RpiA, with the protein MNAKQAAGYRAAELVKEGMTVGLGTGSTAYYAIEKIGEMVAAGLRIRAIATSKASEELAAKYNIPLIPAAEVDRLDIAIDGADEADPDMALIKGGGGALLREKLVALQSDRFVVIADSNKRVEHLGQFKLPIEIVPFCYEWTLRLLQSRYNVPIEMRMNGDKLYVTDNGNYIADAAFGKIESPGKLSDELKATTGVVEHGLFVGIASTVIIGYDDGRTEIIEK; encoded by the coding sequence ATGAATGCAAAACAAGCGGCGGGCTACCGTGCAGCAGAATTGGTAAAGGAAGGGATGACGGTTGGACTCGGGACGGGATCGACGGCATATTACGCGATCGAGAAAATCGGCGAAATGGTCGCAGCCGGGCTTCGCATTCGGGCGATCGCTACATCCAAAGCTTCGGAAGAACTCGCTGCTAAATATAATATTCCGCTTATTCCTGCGGCCGAAGTTGACCGGTTAGATATCGCGATTGACGGCGCGGACGAAGCAGACCCGGATATGGCTCTTATTAAGGGTGGCGGCGGCGCTTTGCTGAGGGAGAAACTGGTAGCGCTTCAAAGCGACCGGTTCGTCGTTATTGCCGACAGCAATAAGAGGGTGGAACATTTGGGGCAATTCAAGCTGCCGATTGAAATCGTGCCTTTTTGTTACGAATGGACACTTCGCCTGCTGCAGAGCCGTTATAATGTGCCGATTGAAATGCGGATGAACGGCGACAAGCTTTATGTTACGGATAACGGCAACTATATCGCCGATGCGGCTTTCGGCAAGATCGAATCGCCGGGCAAGCTGAGCGATGAACTGAAGGCAACGACCGGGGTTGTAGAGCACGGCTTGTTTGTGGGCATCGCTAGCACGGTCATCATTGGCTATGACGACGGACGCACGGAGATTATTGAGAAGTAG